The genomic stretch gctatatcaggggtgcccattacagcgacacacacactgtcggagacagcaaacaaacacagctcattagtgttacagctacaaacacacaaaacagcatgttccCCGTCTGGCTTACTAACAGTACTTTTAAAACTGCCCAAATTCCAGCATTAAGAATTTAATTTGGCCAATTCACTTCCAATGCACTAGATTGAGTGTGTGCACACTTCTGAAATCTCATGAACATCTTTGTTTCTGTTTCACATGAATTATACCGGTAATACGTTGAAAAGGGTTTTGAAATGATTAAGGGTTTTCTAATTTTACATTGGCATATATTTATCAATACACAGCAAGAAAGAGCCAAAAAAGAGTGCaatacaggaagtgtgtgtgtgtgtgtaaatgagaGCGGAACTTGGAGAAGTAATGTTCGCACTAGGACAGCCCTCACACTCTGATCACTCCCATCTTACCTCGAAAATAATTGACTGGTTGTTCTTCTTGAGGTAGAAGGCAAAGACGTAAGTGAACATGAGCGTAGAGCGGCACTGGCAAAGCACGTCCACAGCCTTCTTCAGGAACTGCACCTCGATCCAGGACATGTTGTGCTGCTGCATCTCCTCCATTTTCTGCTTGACCTGAGCATACAGCTTGTGCTCAAAGCGCAGGCTCTGCATGTGGTTCATGTAGCGGTTGCAGTAGAATAGGTACCTCTGCAAGGCTGCCCTGGAGCGCTGTAAAACGCAGCATGAAACCGTTTGAAGTTAAAGAggagaaaaatataaataaataaaacaagctGACTATTGTAATACATTACCTCTTGAGCATCTCTGGCTGCCTTGGCATCGTCTTCATTGTAACGATTGCAATTGTACCTAAACACGGTTGATCAAATATATCAATAATACTTTCTGTTTTGTGAGGTAACACTGTTATAGGTTGAGtggattaaaaagaaaatagtaGAATCTATTTAGCGGTGTCCCGATCAGATATTGATATCAGCCTAATatcgacaacaacaacaacaaaaaaaatctgtttctaTCAGCTTGCATCTAAAATCACTGATATAAGCACaccaatacaagcagtccattccagactccggcacttctatccagcagcactCTGATCCATCACGAGGCGCACACAATATCACATGATCaaaaaagatgttgcagctgagtgcaaaacctgtcatgcacaagtttgcCGTGGTGACACGAACGGCAAAGATTAATGCGATCCACCTCATCGTGCATTTGAAGCAGAATCACAAAAACCAACATGAGGATTTCCGCAAGACCACAGAGGCAAAGAAGCAAAGCTCTGGTTGCCTCAACCAACCAACGCTGTCCCGAGAAAATCCTATGTGACGGCCAAAATACACTGGAAAAGACAGGTTAGTTTATTGTGCTCGATGACCAGCCGCTGTTGGGGCCTGATTTAAACATTTAATTGAGCAACTTTTAAACATCTTTTCTAACATTTCACACAACATTGTGCTTATATCATATCGGATCGAAATCATTATCGGCCAATACAAAAGGCTTCAATATCAGTATTTATCGAAATGAAAAacttgtatcgggacacccctaagtCTAATTAGATcaatttgttttaacatttgcaATGGTGCAGATGCACTGCATCATTCTGACCggtttctcatattttactTCTCCCATACAGCTAAAGAAGCaccattttactttatttagttaAAGAAAACTGTCAATGTTTTGGTCAGTGACTGAAGTTAAGTAACTAGTTCTTACCAAGCAGAACCATGTGGTTCCCATGGGCCCAGGCAGACCCAGCAGAACTCAGCTTTACAGTTCTGGTTCCGACAAACCATGTGATTGCAGCCCCCATCTTTCTCAATTGTCAcatggcactttggacactcctatCAGGCAAAAGAACATAAATAATTTACCCTTTATACTTAACACAGCAAGATTAGCATCTAAATTTCAATCTTGACTGTTCGCCATCACATGTAGAGAATGCTGATAACCAATCAGACTggaaaaatgtgtatatttcgTTATTGTTAAATTACAGTGAATATTGAGCAAGAGTGACCACCCTGTCCTTTGACTTGAGTGCTGCGCAGGTTCCTTCTGTTGATTATGGTGACACAAACAACAACCACCTTATCTCCAACCTGACCCATTTCACTGAGTTGATCTGTGCTTAGCCTATCAGATTGTTTGCAACCTCACTGACTGATCTGActgcagccaggacagaggccGACAAAGTAGGAACCAAACCTAGCATGTACTACAAAAgtggttttaaaaatgtgaatgttCTTGAGCAAGTTTCAATTCCAAAGCTGGTTATAAAATAAGTTATGGAAATCTCAGCAAGTGCAAACAAATGGAATgccaaacagcaaaaacaatgaCTTTCACTTCATAGTAGGATAACTATTTGAACACTACCTTTGTATTTGCGGCAATCCAGTTTGAAGTTTCACTGTCATCGTCGCATTTCTTGATCCACTTTCTCAGCCACTGCAAAATGAAGTCAGGATCAGTAATGGTGACCATGTTGAACTTTACTCTTGATGTAGAAAGATAAGGCTCATAgttgtaataaaaacatatttgctCATACCTTGCACTTGACAGGATCATGCCAGTTCTCGCCACAGTTGAAGCTGCAGAAAGgacatgaaaaatgtaatatttgcaTACATTTACAAAGCTAACAttcaaacattgtttttttttgttgttagaaaCCCCTCATACCAGAACTGACGGCCACACTTGCACCTCACTGGTTTGGCATCTGGATACTGGACTTTGACAACATGATGGCAGTCTGGCGCAGGGCACCACTTTAACAGTCGATTACACTGAAAAAGACACACAGAAACAAGATGTTCACGACACACTACTTTTAACAGCAGCTCATACTTATGTAATTTTTTAGCTTACCTCTACAAAACTATTTGTAATTAAATGCTGGTACTTCAACTTCACTTTTGAATCTGTTATGAGTCGCCTGTAGAAGATgacaaatgtgttatttttttctttggtaTACTCAGGACCTAAGTTACACAGAAAGAAAGGATGCTGTAAAAACATTTCTGGCAAAACAGTAAAGAGATAtcacaaaaagggaaaaaatacaatGTACATGTTAATGAACATTTCTATATGTTCACCTTTGCAAACTGATCAATACAAAGAATGCACCTGGTCAGTGGGTGAAACCACTATGTAGGTCAAGACAATTAGTGTCAGCTTAGGAGCTGACAGGAGAGCTAAATCAGGTATGTGTCTTTGCtttaagtggaaaaaaagcacCATGTTATAATGCAGGGGTAGAGAACATATGGCTCGCAAGCCAGATGACTGCATCTGGGtctcagacatttctttatttacatttttttttccactgacattttaaagtaaaccaTTACAGAAATCTGTTCAAGTAaggttcaaaatataaaacattctcatgcattttaatccatccaacTATTTTCTATTGCAATGCGGGTCGCCGGAGccagcaaaaccatgcagcatcAGAAGTCACATAAATTAAAAgaactattttatttattattggttagctttagtataacatcattaaacagaataaattcagagacttattatattctaaaattgttggtcttacttaaaaatgcacgcatttagttgtattcagtgtgaAAAAATGGCTCtgacggaaatacattttaaaatatgtggctttcatagTTCCAAgttattgtttaatttatttagaacatgcatacagtatacattgaatgcttctcattttaattcacaattccacatgtccgaaaaggaataAGAAGCAGagattatttaatcctaccccctctccgtatcacatcaattgttttttgtttttgtttttaaaaccaaaaaaatgtaacaacaaGAACAAGAGAAATGGGGTCTTGATTTTCCCAATTGATATATCCGGATCCACTTCCTGCCGTCTTTCGCAATGTACTGTGAGtatcattgaatgtagataTAAGGTTTCCTAAATCCAGCGATTATGTTGTCaatgatgtcaaatgttattgaatatAATCCTTCGCCGAGTGCTgtgtatctttccctgcttcctcaagtctcgtcctttcttggcgatgtcagcgttgtgttttgtcagatgctcattcatatAGACGTTGGTGCCTCTCAGCTTATTTTCccgtttcagcagtgcagttctgatgtgaggatcacatcgttcattctgatccatctcaattgtattttttattttccgctacatgtaatggacaGTGGCAGGGCGCCACGGCTGAGTGAAAGCCGCCACACTTCGGAAAttagttggggtttttttatgcgacgacaatgttaagtaatacagtgtatgaatgaaCATATGTGCTATATCAGAGGTGTTCATTATGGCGATCGTGAAGGTAGCGTTGGTCGCCTGTCACCTGCATCATAACCGTCActtcgtagatgtcatatgacatcagtcagctgacattaagccccctcgTGATTCGCTCTTATGCCGCGGCGGTATAAAGAAAGTGGAGAACGGATGTCCGCAAGCACACATGGATAATgcgactttcatctttattattctgattacagataaagtaactcagcggtaagacgCCTCTATCTttaaacaaaagttatccgttcacttatAGCAGCTACTTTTGTagacaaaaaaatcaattgtttcatggctgcgcttTGTGCCATGAACTCTACTATACAAACGGGTTTTCTCCAAgtttgttaaactactatttcacaatgaaatggaaaatgttcccattgctgaaagctttttagtatgttgccttgactacggctgcattgtcttttgcataatccttttcatttcttgtatacaatatctgtaatgttctatagcaaatgctaacttgacgtaatacatgaacggtgcgtagctattttcactgacatatttactcagtttatgtacacgACTATTAAGGAATTATGttgaattatctttattgccatattgatttgagttgtgaattactgaacgatatcaactattttgatgtcctttgaaactgtgaatgtgaaatactaaccattagtatttagtatagtcgTTGCAAACTTTAATTTTATAAatgctatactgtatgttttatagtaaaagGTAGATCATTCTGATTGTGTGATATATGTgtataatgtacataaatactcatacaaatatttttaaagtaggaggtagatctttgggacaaagtagcccacaggctgaaaaagtgtgagcacccccaTGCTATATAGGcacatgtatagcctattattttcatattgaccacaattaatttgaaataaaatatctatcaaatatcataaaaaatttcactacactttattttgaaaaacatgcaccggaatcatcTGTctggaagaaaaggcagagagaaaggcatttaaagttaattaatgcatcgGCCGCATGATGGCCTAGTAGTTAGTATGTtgcccacacagtcaagagatctggaagatctgagtttgaatctctgttgggcatctctgtgtagtAAATGTTTTcctcgtgtgtgcgtgcgtgggttccCCCCGGGCACTCCAGTTACCTCCCacattaacatgcatgttatcttaattggcgactctagtgtgaattgttgtttgtctatatgtgccctgcaattggctcgtgaccagtccagggtgtaccccacctctcgcccaaagttagctgggacaggctccagcataaccccccACCCCTGattctaatgaggataagcagcatagaaaatggatggatggataatgcatttgttgttcaagcctgtgaaatgccttcaatgttgacattattagtGACagtaaatttatttaaaaaaacattgctgccacagcgacgcagcggcggcagtccgcctaCCATGTTGCCCACCACCGTAGCTTCAAAAAATCTTAGGGGAAACCCTGGGCtttcttagccaaaaaggttcccccACCTCTGATAAATCAAAAATCCTCGACACATCAAACAAGAGAAACAGAAAAATGACCGATAATATTTCTGACCAATAACAACATACTTACATGACTGTGTTGTCATCAACCAAAATGTCACAACTATGAGCAGGACAAGAAATGGTCTGAGAGTGAAAGACAAAAGGCACATTATGAGCAAGGCAGCCAATACAAAtactattaaaacattttttttaaagaaaaggtGAGAATTATACCTGTCCCATCCCTTCTTCTATGATCTTAGTAGTCAGGTAATCACCCCAACACTGCATGCAGAACTTGTGTCCACATTCCAGGCcggtaaaatactgtaaaagcaAAATCTTTTAAACAGGATGATAGGGCaatactgtgttgtgttttgtagTGAAAAGGACCTATTCTAGAAGAGCCAATATTTTACTTTGCTAATGTGCTGCCCCCTACAATTGAAATATAAACAATCGTTTTCAAATGGGCTACAAAGAGATGAAAAGTAAAAGTATGAGCTATGATCATTATTGGTGTGAATAattaattcaaattaaaatgagGATTTCCAGTTTGTGTAAAACAACTATTTGTGGCTGGTGTAGGTGTGACAGACTCCTGGCACCTATTAACAGTATTACGGTGCAATACAATAGTTAAGGTGTGTACTCAGTTGCAGTGTGCCACTAAGTAAAAGATATATTTTTCCCATATACTGCCACATTTACACCTGTACACATATTGAGCTTGTGTGGCATGTTGGGTGTGACAAAGCAGCTTACAGAGTTGGGGAAATTTAGATAGCAGATTTGACACGGCATGTCCTGTGCAGATGATCTAGTGTTGATCGGAGGACGGATGCGAGGTTTCTTGCTGGGGTTGATGACGTGACACTCTGAGAAAAGTTTGTCTAGGTTGCCATCAAAATACCTGCGTAAAGACAATACAAGAGGAAAACCcctgtgaaaaaaaacagcatggagATATTCTTCCAACTTGCTATGGCTAACTGGAAAGTTAAAGGCTAGTTACATAGTAAAATGTACTATGTCGCATTACCTTTCCATGAGTTTTTCCTTATCCCAGTTGAAGTGACTAAGAAGTATGCGCGTAATTGTTGCAGGATTCTAGAGAAATCAAGAAATGGGTGGTCAGGTATAGAGCTGAATTTTTGATTATTCATTATGACAAACAGCCAAGACGAGTGGTTATAGGTAATTATAGGCAATTACTGTTGCTAGTTACATTTTGCAATTGAATCATGCATTCTGCTGAAAATAGCCACATCTCtattgtaaaacaaaaatatcagAAGTCACATATTTAGGGATGCTGCGATCGATCAGCCATCAATCAATACCGGCCgattgtcttaaaaaaaaagaaaaaatgtaattggcatatgccgataaatgcttttcaaagccaatcacaaaaaaacGATCGGCATGCAGCGGCAAACCCtaaatgtgtgctgtgtcacataGTGTTGCCAACACTcatattgagccgacaagggacaCACTTTGTCCTGTACTGCTGtgagaatcaaaactagtctgtaacacctcaatggcttcagtttgagAGCTTACCACAGGCTACACCAattgatgccagcgtgtttgatcactcccttctCAAACTTggcttttcttgcatttttgtttacatgttttgcctagctgtcactggctgtacctGACATTGGCGGCAGCTGGCTAGTTTGCTAGCTGAAGTTatctgcctagcttctggtcttcggactccaaaggTGACTTTTTAGCACAGTGACATTGTttttaatagggctgtcaaaaagagTGCATTAACGGccataactaatttatttcattaattaatttttttagcgAAAGAAATGCACTTGCATCATGGtaagccacggctctctgttataacgacagacggcagcacagtgtagctccccacagagtctgacgctcttttataactttattctaacctgaacacaacagcagtgcaattccaacactatatatgtatctccaactccaaacatgtctatagtccattcgtcattgcaacgacacttccttatTGTCACTAGACAAACCGCGAGATGTATTCACTGACACACCGAACATCACGTATTTattatgcgtgcatgtgtggtctaaacagaaatgcagagaaaaacattaagtggatattcttatcactcactttgtgaCTCTTAATGCGCAAGTACAACTTGTTGCATTTatgtatgctcggaaatcccccaaaattcactcaaaatgtgaattcaacttaaatgacgtgacgtctttgaatgaaactcctcattgctcataattcatctatccattttccatgccgcttatactgctattaaagaaaccagtgttaggtaaatagattttcagatgtgtgccatctcttaacttgatttaaattttcagttaatttggttaatagtggttagcatgttggccacacagtaacagtctggagatcgggaagacctgggttcgattctcccttgggcatttctgtgtggagtttgcatgttctccacgtgcatgcgtgggttttctccaggtactccggttttctcccacattccaaaaacatgcatgttaggttaattggtgactctcaattgtccataggtatgaatgtgagtgtgaatggttgtttgtctgtatgtgccctgggattggctggcgaccagtccagggcgtaccccacttgtcgcccggagtcagctgggataggctccagcatgccccagcgaccctaatgaggagaagtggcatagaaaattgatggatggctggatggtgctgttaatacatacaaatatatataatcctgccctgtcatttatcgtTCTTTCagtaaagtacagtaaaaattggaATATTTCAGACATAATGTGAATAATCATGATTGATtaaatttgaaaaccgtgattaatctgattaaaaatgtgaacatttgacagccctagtttttaaaacaaacaagcaatgcggttagttaaGAGCACGGGAAAGTGTATATCACAATCTTGGGGTATGTTCTAACTTTTTAATGTGTCAccgaacaattttgctctcttgtcattatactaattctgtcatgcagtgcaacacatctcctttgcatagagttgatcaggttgtcgattgtggcctgtggaatgttggtccacccTCTTCAAGGCTGTgcgaagttgctggatattggcggGAACTGGTTCACGCTGTTGTATAccccgatccagagcatcccaaacatgctcaatgggtgacaagTCTgttgagtatgctggccatgcaagaactgggacatTTTCAGCTGCaaagaattgtgtacagatccttgcaacatggggccgtgcattatcctgctgcaacatgaggtgatgttcttggatgtgtggcacaacaatgggcctcaggatctcgtcacggtatctctgtgcattcaaaacgCCATCAATACaatgcacctgtgttcttcGTCCATAACAGacgcctgcccataccataacccagctcggtagcttgctatatgctatgtgGCTGTCTCCCtacagtgatcctgtagcctgcacattagtgttgcacaatgtggtgtaaacaaataataataggagtgtaaccgtagttagaaagtcctaaacaggttgtctatgctctaagaaaatattccgtttactAATATTGATTcatacttcgcagaaattcacttttcgcggtcgggcctggaaccaattaacattGTGCAGTGTAAcaacaatgttgacaataaaagGAGTAAACTAAACATAAACATTatgattgaattaaaaaaaacatttagcatttgaatagaaaaataaacatttgtcaTCATAGCCATAGTTTTCTCTGCAAGCTCAGGGAGGGTTTTGGCGAACGTGGTGGCTTTGCATATTTGTCGTGCCGCCCGTGTGTTGTATTTTAGTGAAACAAATCTTTCACACTGCAAAGTCCTTATCCAACTTTGTCCCATCCTCACgacaaaagccaaagtgagtgAAAACCTTTGATTTAAACAATGCTGGTGCATCTGTCAGTTTAACTTCACAGCCAACTTCTTCCTCTGACTTCTGCCAAATTTTCCACCGCTCTGACGATGAGCGTAATAAAATGGTGACTCAACTCACTTAGGATGATTGGTGATAGGGGGAATGGTGAAAGAAGTGTACTGCGGCTATATTTtagtattaatttaaaaaaacaatacgcCCCATAGCATATCGATAATCCATTGTCAGGTAACATATCGCAATAATTCGATATATCAATATTTCCATCACACTGCTTAAGAGAAAGCAACAAAATCGTAACCGTAGTCATCAAAACATTATAGGTCATAACTGTTTGTTCAGTCTGATGCTATGTATGGACCCACTTTATTGTAATGGTAATTGGATGTACTTCAtgtatcccacagcggggaaatttacttgttacagcagcaagcaagcaagacaagtaaacatatatttatttagcattagcattatagggcaggggtggccattacgtcaaTCACAAGCTACCgatagatcgccaaggtagtttgggtcgatcacgtaaacgtcactttgcagttgtcatatgacatcagtcagcattaaactcccctcctgatttgcgcttgctcctgtaaactttgaaaatgtgaatgtgaaatagtaatcattaatatttacaataaaatttcagagtttactggttacattttgtatatgttatatgttttatagaaagaggtagatcattttgacttgtacttgcatgctgagaaagtgcatgcactcctgatatacatgtacaacatacataaatatgtactcatatttttttttaaacaaacacagtaaatatatatacactttctatatttatagtagtaggtagatctttgggacttggtcattttaaaagtagcttgcaggctaaaAATGTGTGAGCACACCTGCCATAGGGAGTTTCCTCTTAAACAATTTCTCCATATCACATGATTAGGAAGCACTTTGGTAAGCTTCTGTGCGTTCAGTGTGAAAAATATCTACAAGATTATAGACGACTGAAATACAGCTTTTGTGTGGTTAAAAAGTGCACCATCAAACTTAATGATAATGAAAACAGGAAGTTATAGTTCAACCTGCAAACTCATACGGTACGTACACACTATCCGGACAAAGGTAATTGGGACACCTAACCATTACACTCACATGACCTGAAAATGAAAACGGCACAAAGTAGAGCTGAAGATATATACAAGGCCATTAAACAAGATTTTTCCCTTTGTGTCTGTgaacattcatacattcatgACATTCATGACATACATTCATACTGAAGAAGATTTGTGAGGTCACTGGACCTGAGAAAGTGCCTGGCTCACAATCTTTGTTCTAGTTCATCCCCAAAGatgtttgatggggttgaggtcagggttgGCTCCCAACTTATTCCACACCAAACCCATTCAAGCATGCCCTTATGGAATTTGCTTTTGTGCAATGGGCCACAGTCAAACTGAAACAGAAAGTGGCCTTTCCCAAACTCTTACAAGAGAATTGTCCCCAACAGGggatctaaagcaggggtccccaaccagcGGGCTGTGGCccagtaccggtccgtgggcgaGGCCGAAGGACCCTTCCAggcacaatgataaaaaaaatccacacacaaaaaaaactacttctgtcaataactaaataaaatgttaagtacatgcatatcaattttggaactatgggccattattttgttaaaaaaaataataatacaagtttttgcatgtttattttgtttgttgcatgtgtcccactttgacagtccttgaacgcaccattgtacgtgTGCTATCCTTCTCCCACTCTTCACAGATTGTCAactacactgtatttttatcgtttttctttcacttcatatttgctcccaaatgctgatactctgtgggaatgcataaagttaaagtttgatgatgttatcgagtgctaatgtgtatatttgctATGTGaacagcttcaagttaattcatgctagcacactgcctgttaccacacacatcaagcagcggcgctataaGCTTGGAGTTAGTTTTTCAgagagtttgtttttcatatcgCTGTACGACCCACCCGTTTTTCAGAGAGTTTGTTTTTCGTATCGCTATACGACCCACCCCACCACCCCCGGTCCGCgtagatttgtgggaacacgagctgcgccgtgggtccaaaaaggttgtggaccactgatCTAAAGTACACAAATTCCTGACTAGGCATTGGCTGGTATGACATTCTGACATTAtcataaccttgggcaaaattATCATGGTTGCATGGTATTCATAGGATTACAGctctaaaaatgtgttattctgaaatatctttattgaaaaaagaaaaaaaaaaaaaactcaagtcacaacaatAATTTCCAAGCCATATAATAGAACACATCAAAGTGGAGCATATATGCACGGCTCAGATCaggggtaccctttgctgtcttcaacttgagtagtatttcaaattgttgttctaacaatgtgtactatccctatcactctgacgtttatagagtgaggaagcttaccaaaccataaattaagcctgttcatgtttttattttgcgctagcacagCTATGTTGTAagaaagtgtctatatttggacattgaaatgttacatgtaaagcatgtctacttttgttgtgaaattaacaatattttctctgataattttgtcatgatttctattTAGAAtaaaagaatgatgtctgaaattggtttctaatgtgttttattcaaatattctcagtgtaaaaaaaaaaactgtcgtgtaatcattagtgaaacatactgtaatcttcgtgtccgcctgccgatgaaaattttgaaggacataattccatggaaaaacaaacaccatGATGATtaaaatggtatatattcatggaataatcactcaactctgcaactaaaatgattttttgtgtataaaagcgtaaaataaaattatttgaacaaaagtctaacacacccaaatttcgtgtccggcccgttatgtacgtacactttgcgctcacagcgtaaattgctGTGAAAGTTCCGTTTCCAGGTTATGtcattgttgttagcaactgaaaCATTATGTGGCTGTtgcttgttcagtggagagcAAATGGTTTATGCTACTTATCCACGTCTCCCGTCTTGTTCTGTATCACATTTATACATTTGATGGACCTcaacgtgagtaatatgtcgaccgacaaTAGCAACAACAGCGCGGCTGTACTTGTGCAGCTCAATGCTAATGAGGCAGTTAACGCTGGTGCTATCTATGCCCGACTTTTGGTAACACAGCACatgcctgtggtttcaacacatttttTCGTCACAATACCAGGATTTCAGTAGTTGATACCAAACCATGTGAATGTCCAAGATTCAATACTTATTTGATAACtcgataaaaataaaaaaaaaacagaccccGTACCTTTTCAGATTCACAACCTTTATTGAAAGTACTTTGTTTCAAACTGTCAAGTATTTAAGATCACTGTAGCTGCCCAGAAGTAATTATACATTCAAAAAAGAACAGCCGTGGCCTATAGCCTGTccgtataaaaaacaaacaatacagtgcttataaataacaatattaaactatattacattttaaaaaataacagcagttcTTTTTATATGGAACTTTACATATTTAAAGGCTCAACACCACTGCT from Dunckerocampus dactyliophorus isolate RoL2022-P2 chromosome 5, RoL_Ddac_1.1, whole genome shotgun sequence encodes the following:
- the arih1 gene encoding E3 ubiquitin-protein ligase arih1 — protein: MDSDEGYNYEYDDEEEECSEDSAEEEPEDDTLELGEVELVDPVVAGGERDECGDTVGGGQGPGEEEEEDYRFEVLTAEQILQHMVECIKEVNEVIQNPATITRILLSHFNWDKEKLMERYFDGNLDKLFSECHVINPSKKPRIRPPINTRSSAQDMPCQICYLNFPNSYFTGLECGHKFCMQCWGDYLTTKIIEEGMGQTISCPAHSCDILVDDNTVMRLITDSKVKLKYQHLITNSFVECNRLLKWCPAPDCHHVVKVQYPDAKPVRCKCGRQFCFNCGENWHDPVKCKWLRKWIKKCDDDSETSNWIAANTKECPKCHVTIEKDGGCNHMVCRNQNCKAEFCWVCLGPWEPHGSAWYNCNRYNEDDAKAARDAQERSRAALQRYLFYCNRYMNHMQSLRFEHKLYAQVKQKMEEMQQHNMSWIEVQFLKKAVDVLCQCRSTLMFTYVFAFYLKKNNQSIIFENNQADLENATEVLSGYLERDISQDSLQDIKQKVQDKYRYCESRRRVLLQHVHEGYEKDLWEYIED